Proteins from a genomic interval of Lolium perenne isolate Kyuss_39 chromosome 1, Kyuss_2.0, whole genome shotgun sequence:
- the LOC127325600 gene encoding psbP domain-containing protein 1, chloroplastic: MPCLGAAALASVQLPRPHPASRLSRGASPPLPFPFLHVGPRDTARVPGAAVCSPSQSSAIGVSSEVLRRNVLSTLLSTSAVLFFGPKRITLAETTGGAFREYIDTFDGYSFLYPKGWIQVRGAGADIFFRDPVLLDVNMSVDISSPSSSNYKTVEDLGPPEKAAKGVLKQYLTEFMSTRLGVRRESNVLSASSKIADDGKLYYEVEVNIKSYASNNELAVMPADRVQRLEWDRRYLTVLGVENNRLYALRLQSPERLLLEEEGDLRRVMDSFRVNKIEA, translated from the exons ATGCCGTGCCTTGGCGCCGCCGCACTCGCCTCAGTGCAGCTCCCACGCCCCCACCCCGCCTCCCGCCTCTCACGCGGCGCGTCGCCGCCGTTGCCGTTCCCCTTCTTGCACGTCGGCCCCCGGGACACCGCGCGCGTTCCTGGTGCTGCTGTCTGCAGCCCGTCCCAGTCTTCTGCAATTGGTGTCTCCTCTGAGGTTTTGAG GAGGAATGTACTATCCACACTACTATCCACTTCAGCAGTCCTGTTTTTCGGGCCAAAGCGGATCACCTTAGCAGAGACCACCGGCGGTGCATTCAGGGAGTACATCGACACCTTTGATGGCTACTCCTTCCTGTACCCCAAAGGATGGATCCAGGTCCGAGGAGCTGGTGCGGACATATTCTTCAGAGACCCGGTTCTCCTCGATGTGAACATGTCTGTCGATATATCCTCGCCTTCCTCATCAAATTACAAAACCGTCGAGGATCTAGGCCCTCCGGAGAAGGCTGCAAAGGGAGTTCTAAAGCAGTACTTGACAGAGTTCATGTCCACCAGGCTAGGTGTCCGACGTGAGTCAAATGTGTTGTCAGCCTCGTCAAAGATTGCTGATGATGGCAAGCTCTACTACGAAGTTGAG GTGAACATAAAGTCCTACGCAAGCAACAATGAGCTAGCAGTGATGCCGGCAGACAGGGTGCAAAGGCTGGAGTGGGACCGGCGTTACCTGACGGTCCTTGGCGTCGAGAACAATCGGCTGTATGCCCTCCGGCTGCAATCACCAGAGCGGCTGCTCTTGGAGGAAGAGGGAGACCTGAGGAGAGTCATGGACTCCTTCAGAGTCAACAAGATCGAAGCGTAA
- the LOC127337497 gene encoding PTI1-like tyrosine-protein kinase At3g15890: MAGIACAASVTQLVGLALKIMKAAANAHHNKDKCDDLALRVYAIADHLLRLKDPEVMGPVVGLRDALEQAHKLITQSRTRRFVKAIFQPDSFDDVNKRIDSFLLVFLIGINRGNVPVPNSTAGHPHSSLPAVSRAESEPEGAGKFTLARIKEATNNFADVLGEGDSGKVYKGELDGRAVAVKRLKNGPRRRADDVFGTELVILRQLSHKHIVRLVGSCADEEERVLVYENMDNGTLREHLQNNASELAASWKRRVQVLLGAACAIEHLHCHARPQLMHSNVTSSNILLDRRWQPRVSGFGASVWRAPGAPSQAVEVVHTNGYQDPEYRRTGLLKPATDVYSFGVVMLEVLTGREPVVGNIWEDNKRMMIDKMLVPWALTSIKARKLGEVLDRRPASEPTTSQKHALMLVADTASSCLRQDGDSRPAISEVVASLEKALHLIC, from the coding sequence ATGGCCGGAATAGCTTGCGCGGCGTCGGTGACACAGTTGGTTGGGCTCGCCTTGAAAATCATGAAGGCGGCAGCTAATGCCCACCATAACAAGGACAAGTGCGACGACCTGGCACTCCGAGTCTACGCGATCGCCGATCATCTGCTGCGGCTGAAGGATCCGGAGGTGATGGGGCCGGTGGTCGGGCTTCGCGACGCGCTCGAGCAAGCGCACAAGCTCATCACGCAGAGCCGGACCCGCCGCTTCGTCAAGGCCATCTTCCAGCCCGATAGTTTCGACGACGTCAATAAAAGGATCGACTCCTTCCTTCTCGTCTTCCTGATCGGCATAAACCGCGGCAACGTCCCGGTTCCGAACAGCACCGCCGGACATCCCCACTCCTCCCTGCCTGCAGTTTCTCGGGCGGAGTCGGAGCCGGAGGGAGCTGGGAAGTTCACGCTGGCGAGGATCAAGGAGGCGACAAACAACTTCGCCGATGTCCTCGGCGAAGGCGACTCTGGAAAGGTGTACAAGGGCGAACTCGACGGGCGGGCGGTGGCCGTGAAGCGCCTCAAGAACGGGCCGCGACGACGCGCGGACGACGTGTTCGGCACAGAGCTCGTCATTCTCCGCCAGCTCAGCCACAAGCATATCGTCCGCCTCGTGGGCTCGTGCGCGGACGAGGAAGAGCGCGTGCTCGTCTACGAAAACATGGACAACGGCACGCTCAGAGAACACCTCCAGAACAATGCGTCCGAGCTGGCGGCGTCCTGGAAGAGGCGCGTCCAGGTGCTGCTGGGCGCGGCGTGCGCCATCGAACACCTGCACTGCCACGCCAGGCCGCAGCTCATGCACAGCAACGTTActtcatccaacatccttcttgaCCGGAGATGGCAACCACGCGTGTCGGGCTTCGGCGCGTCGGTCTGGCGAGCCCCCGGCGCGCCGTCGCAGGCCGTGGAAGTCGTCCACACGAATGGATACCAAGACCCGGAATACCGCAGAACAGGCCTTCTGAAACCGGCGACCGACGTGTACAGCTTCGGTGTGGTGATGCTCGAGGTGTTGACGGGGAGGGAGCCGGTGGTAGGTAATATCTGGGAGGATAACAAGAGGATGATGATCGATAAGATGTTGGTACCCTGGGCGCTAACGAGCATTAAGGCCCGGAAACTGGGCGAAGTGCTTGACAGGCGCCCCGCGTCTGAGCCAACTACAAGCCAGAAACACGCGCTGATGTTGGTAGCAGACACGGCGTCAAGCTGTTTGCGGCAGGATGGGGATAGCCGGCCGGCAATATCGGAGGTTGTGGCAAGTCTCGAGAAGGCACTCCATCTCATTTGCTAG